A genomic window from Lycium barbarum isolate Lr01 chromosome 4, ASM1917538v2, whole genome shotgun sequence includes:
- the LOC132638054 gene encoding uncharacterized protein LOC132638054: protein MSKTPEKNSPQKLAPSTNKPQIWDCGSSLYDSFELKSFERQLDSAIISSRSLSMPHLPDRRVLDSQQQHSTQPVSKKSSSRISRSFQKLLKSVFRAKNQSNSQLFHQGQHNQDGFYVVYDKSGALTTIPEGPEYEGLSPEIKSLVRRTGSERFMATSMGISCA, encoded by the coding sequence ATGTCCAAAACTCCAGAAAAAAACTCACCACAAAAACTAGCACCTTCAACAAACAAACCTCAAATATGGGATTGTGGAAGTTCTCTCTATGACTCATTCGAGTTAAAATCATTCGAACGACAACTTGACTCAGCCATAATATCTTCTAGAAGCCTCTCCATGCCTCATTTACCCGACCGCCGTGTTCttgattcacaacaacaacatagtacTCAACCGGTTTCCAAGAAAAGTAGTTCAAGAATCTCTAGATCTTTCCAGAAGCTTCTAAAGTCTGTTTTTAGAGCGAAGAACCAGAGTAATAGTCAGCTTTTTCATCAGGGTCAACATAATCAAGATGGATTTTACGTAGTTTATGATAAATCTGGTGCACTTACAACGATTCCAGAAGGTCCGGAGTATGAGGGTCTATCGCCCGAAATTAAGTCGTTGGTTAGAAGAACCGGTTCTGAGCGATTTATGGCGACTTCTATGGGTATTTCATGTGCTTGA